From a single Paraburkholderia largidicola genomic region:
- a CDS encoding xanthine dehydrogenase family protein molybdopterin-binding subunit has protein sequence MSDADDNINEGRRRFMLSGALVVSFSMFPGVSAMAQEVIADEGAAVHIGKATQALAGSLKTNPYLDAWIKIDAAGKVTVYTGKVELGTGVRTALLQVAAEELDMAPSLITFLMADTGASPDEGLTAGSHTMADSGSALLNAAAQVRGLLVDAAAKHFGIDSKQLVAHDAVIKAPDGRSMTYGEAVGLVDLHRVATPTSPLKNPASFDMIGTSLPRVDIPAKVTGGASYVQDMMMPGMLHARVVMPPVYEARLLDTNAADVLKMPGVVKVVRNGSVLAVVAKGEWQAVQAHRALSAGCKWTAGRALPDPATVHRDLKQISTQHIEISNTHQPAGAAVKTLSAKYTKRYMMHGSIGPSAAVALYKDGEMTVWTHSQGVYPLRDGLAEMMSMPKDKIRCIHVEGSGCYGHNGADDVAAHATLIAHEMEGAPVRVQWMRETEHTWDHYTPAMVTEVSASLDASGTIVDWNYALWSSSHNERIVNAGRLIPARMLEKPFVPAPSVPMVQPEGGGDRNAIPLYSIPNMHIMNNFSPTMPLHTSAMRSLGAHMNVFSIEAIMDELAAAAGADPVAFRLKHMQDPRARDVIQLAARKFGWPGQARKRNRGVGFAFGKYKNLMAYVAMAIEISVVPETGQVVLEHAEVAVDSGQIVNPNGIRNQIEGGVVQAASWTLYEELKFDTSRIRSFDWGTYPILRYSAAPRSINVHLIDRPGAPFLGAAEASMGPTAGALANALFDATGKRLRDMPLAGDRLRELIDV, from the coding sequence ATGAGTGACGCGGACGACAACATCAACGAAGGACGCCGCCGCTTCATGCTGTCCGGCGCGCTGGTCGTGAGCTTCAGCATGTTCCCCGGCGTCAGCGCGATGGCGCAGGAAGTGATCGCCGATGAAGGCGCCGCCGTCCACATCGGCAAGGCAACTCAAGCGCTCGCGGGCAGCCTGAAAACCAATCCGTATCTCGACGCCTGGATCAAGATCGATGCGGCGGGCAAAGTGACCGTCTACACGGGCAAGGTCGAACTCGGCACGGGTGTGCGTACCGCGCTGCTGCAAGTCGCGGCGGAAGAACTGGACATGGCGCCTTCGCTCATCACATTCCTGATGGCCGACACCGGCGCGTCGCCCGATGAAGGGCTCACGGCCGGCAGCCACACGATGGCCGATAGCGGCAGCGCGCTGCTCAATGCAGCCGCCCAGGTGCGCGGCCTGCTGGTCGACGCGGCCGCGAAGCACTTCGGTATCGACAGCAAGCAGTTGGTCGCGCACGACGCGGTCATCAAGGCGCCGGACGGCCGCAGCATGACATATGGCGAAGCAGTCGGGCTCGTCGATCTGCATCGCGTCGCCACGCCGACTTCTCCGCTGAAAAACCCAGCAAGCTTCGACATGATCGGCACCTCGTTGCCGCGCGTCGATATTCCCGCCAAGGTGACGGGCGGCGCGAGCTATGTTCAGGACATGATGATGCCGGGCATGCTGCACGCGCGTGTCGTGATGCCCCCCGTCTACGAGGCGAGGCTGCTCGACACCAATGCGGCCGACGTGCTGAAAATGCCGGGTGTGGTCAAGGTGGTCCGCAACGGCAGCGTGCTTGCCGTGGTCGCCAAGGGTGAATGGCAGGCGGTGCAGGCGCATCGGGCGTTGTCGGCGGGCTGCAAGTGGACGGCTGGCCGCGCACTGCCCGATCCCGCCACCGTACACCGCGACCTCAAGCAGATATCCACCCAGCACATCGAGATATCGAACACGCATCAGCCCGCTGGTGCGGCGGTGAAGACGTTGAGCGCGAAATACACGAAGCGCTACATGATGCATGGCTCGATCGGCCCATCCGCCGCCGTCGCGCTGTACAAGGACGGTGAAATGACCGTCTGGACGCATTCGCAAGGCGTGTATCCGCTGCGCGACGGGCTCGCCGAAATGATGTCGATGCCTAAGGACAAGATCCGCTGCATTCACGTCGAAGGCTCCGGCTGCTACGGCCACAACGGCGCGGACGACGTTGCCGCCCATGCCACGCTGATCGCCCACGAAATGGAAGGCGCGCCCGTGCGTGTGCAATGGATGCGCGAGACAGAGCATACGTGGGATCACTACACGCCAGCGATGGTCACGGAAGTCAGTGCTTCGCTCGACGCAAGTGGCACGATCGTGGACTGGAACTACGCGCTGTGGAGCAGTTCGCACAACGAGCGGATTGTCAACGCCGGGCGGCTGATTCCTGCCCGGATGCTGGAGAAGCCGTTCGTGCCCGCGCCCTCGGTACCGATGGTGCAGCCGGAAGGCGGCGGTGACCGCAACGCGATTCCGCTGTACTCGATTCCGAACATGCACATCATGAACAATTTTTCGCCGACGATGCCATTGCATACCTCGGCAATGCGCTCTCTCGGCGCGCATATGAACGTGTTCTCGATCGAGGCCATCATGGATGAACTGGCAGCGGCCGCGGGTGCCGACCCGGTTGCGTTCCGGCTCAAGCATATGCAGGACCCGCGTGCGCGTGATGTCATCCAGCTAGCCGCGCGAAAATTCGGCTGGCCGGGACAGGCGCGCAAGCGCAATCGCGGCGTCGGATTTGCGTTCGGCAAGTACAAGAATCTGATGGCGTATGTGGCCATGGCCATCGAGATATCCGTCGTGCCCGAGACCGGCCAGGTGGTGCTTGAGCACGCGGAAGTCGCGGTGGATTCTGGGCAGATCGTCAATCCGAACGGGATTCGCAATCAGATCGAAGGCGGCGTAGTGCAGGCGGCCAGCTGGACGCTCTATGAGGAACTCAAGTTCGACACATCACGAATTCGCAGCTTCGACTGGGGCACTTATCCGATCCTGCGCTACTCAGCGGCGCCGCGCAGCATCAACGTGCATTTGATCGACCGGCCGGGTGCGCCATTCCTTGGCGCGGCAGAAGCGTCGATGGGACCGACGGCTGGCGCGCTCGCCAACGCGTTGTTCGACGCAACTGGCAAGCGATTGCGCGACATGCCGCTGGCGGGTGACAGATTGCGGGAGTTGATCGACGTGTAG
- a CDS encoding dienelactone hydrolase family protein, whose amino-acid sequence MNTRDVSVDDPLEDFSTWQFEFGGESKKVYLAGAGPAVIVMPEVPGISPPVARFARWVRDAGFRVYMPSLFGRDGAVVDAEEGAAVLQRLCISAEFSAMQSGRSSKVTHWVRALARHAHAECGGPGVGAVGMCFTGNFALTMMLDSALIAPVLAQPALPLNDPGGLEISPEELSQVRSRLDREGLKVVGLRFRDDPLCTAARFTAYQNALGEHFEGIVVPDEVANKDVAPFVAKYVPSPHSVLTQNLIDKEGEPTLKVRDQVLEFLKQRLQA is encoded by the coding sequence ATGAATACGCGCGATGTCAGTGTCGATGATCCCTTGGAGGATTTCTCAACTTGGCAGTTCGAGTTTGGGGGCGAAAGTAAGAAAGTGTATCTGGCTGGTGCAGGACCTGCGGTTATCGTGATGCCGGAAGTGCCGGGCATTAGTCCCCCTGTCGCCCGTTTTGCCCGTTGGGTCAGGGATGCTGGGTTCCGCGTATATATGCCCTCATTGTTCGGCCGCGATGGGGCAGTGGTTGACGCTGAAGAAGGGGCAGCGGTGCTGCAACGCCTCTGCATTAGTGCCGAGTTCAGCGCTATGCAATCCGGGCGCTCAAGCAAGGTGACGCATTGGGTACGCGCGTTGGCCAGACACGCGCACGCAGAATGCGGCGGCCCGGGCGTTGGTGCGGTCGGCATGTGCTTCACGGGAAATTTTGCCTTGACGATGATGCTTGACTCAGCGCTGATTGCGCCCGTGTTGGCGCAGCCGGCCTTGCCGCTCAACGACCCAGGTGGTTTGGAAATTTCGCCTGAAGAATTGAGCCAGGTGCGTTCCAGACTGGATCGGGAAGGCCTGAAAGTAGTTGGGCTGCGCTTCCGTGACGACCCGCTGTGTACTGCTGCCAGGTTTACTGCCTACCAGAACGCATTGGGCGAGCATTTTGAAGGCATCGTGGTGCCGGACGAGGTGGCGAATAAGGATGTCGCGCCGTTCGTGGCCAAGTATGTGCCATCGCCTCATAGCGTACTCACGCAGAATTTGATTGACAAAGAAGGCGAGCCGACCCTCAAAGTCCGCGATCAGGTGCTTGAGTTTTTGAAACAGCGCCTTCAGGCGTGA
- a CDS encoding FAD binding domain-containing protein, whose translation MSSIGKRRAVVIGGSLGGLLTASTLRAAGWDVDVFETSPGQLDSRGGGVVLQPDVLDALQFAGVKLPNPPGVPSGERIYLDRGDNRVEQLNMPQMQTSWGLLYRAMKDALPAQHLHSGETFVGFRAEGDKVVALFENGRNEEADLLIGADGIRSTLRSRLLPEVMPAYAGYVAWRGLVQELDLPLHAANTLRERFSFQEGDGHSALSYMIPGDDDSTEVGKRRWNWVWYRKYSREQLAQLLIDRNGVARQFSLPPGSTKSADIAQLRADAKLMMGPTFRALADATDDPFMQPIVDLRAPKMVFGRAVLLGDAASVPRPHTAGSTAKAASNAHALALALLSAQRNGEPIDSALKHWESQQLQRGKLMTELGISLGNRLMKIAR comes from the coding sequence ATGAGTTCGATCGGGAAACGCCGGGCGGTTGTGATCGGCGGATCGCTTGGTGGCCTGCTGACGGCCTCTACATTGCGCGCGGCGGGCTGGGACGTCGACGTGTTCGAGACGTCGCCGGGCCAACTCGATAGCCGCGGTGGCGGCGTAGTGCTTCAGCCTGACGTTCTCGATGCGCTGCAGTTCGCTGGCGTGAAGCTGCCAAATCCGCCGGGCGTGCCTTCGGGCGAGCGCATCTATCTTGACCGCGGGGATAACCGTGTCGAGCAACTGAACATGCCGCAGATGCAGACCTCCTGGGGCCTGTTGTACCGCGCAATGAAAGACGCCTTGCCGGCGCAGCATCTGCATTCGGGCGAAACCTTCGTCGGTTTTCGCGCAGAGGGCGACAAGGTCGTCGCGCTATTCGAGAACGGCCGTAACGAAGAAGCCGATCTTCTCATCGGCGCAGATGGCATCCGCTCGACGTTGCGCAGCCGGCTGCTACCCGAGGTGATGCCCGCCTACGCAGGTTACGTGGCGTGGCGAGGACTCGTACAAGAACTCGATCTGCCATTGCATGCCGCGAACACGTTGCGAGAGCGCTTTTCATTTCAGGAAGGGGACGGCCATTCAGCCCTCTCCTACATGATCCCAGGCGACGATGATTCGACGGAAGTCGGCAAGCGGCGCTGGAACTGGGTGTGGTATCGCAAGTACAGCCGCGAGCAACTCGCGCAGTTGCTGATCGACCGCAACGGCGTAGCGCGCCAGTTCTCGCTGCCGCCGGGTTCGACCAAAAGCGCCGACATCGCGCAGCTTCGCGCCGATGCGAAGCTCATGATGGGGCCGACCTTCCGCGCACTGGCCGATGCAACCGACGATCCATTCATGCAGCCTATCGTCGATCTGCGCGCGCCGAAAATGGTGTTCGGCCGGGCCGTGCTGCTCGGCGACGCTGCTTCGGTACCGCGCCCGCACACAGCCGGCAGTACCGCAAAGGCCGCATCCAATGCTCACGCGCTGGCGCTGGCACTTCTGTCGGCACAACGCAATGGCGAGCCAATCGATTCAGCGCTGAAGCATTGGGAAAGCCAGCAGTTGCAACGCGGCAAGCTCATGACCGAACTCGGCATCTCGCTCGGCAACCGGCTAATGAAGATCGCTCGCTAG
- a CDS encoding (2Fe-2S)-binding protein — protein sequence MITLTVNGVQHDLDIDPSTPLLYALRNDLHLHGAKFGCGLGQCGACTVIVGDKAVFSCLIPVSSIGKRAVRTVEGLGTVEHPSPLQKSFIDHQAAQCGYCIAGMIMRAQALLDRNPRPTEREVLEHMEPNLCRCGTHLRILAAIREVAHLPAGDTLSNEPMEMASLGGAQ from the coding sequence ATGATCACTCTTACCGTCAACGGCGTGCAGCACGACCTCGATATCGATCCGTCGACTCCCCTGCTGTATGCGCTGCGTAACGACCTGCATCTACATGGCGCGAAGTTCGGCTGTGGACTCGGACAATGCGGCGCCTGCACGGTGATCGTGGGCGACAAGGCCGTCTTCTCGTGCCTGATTCCCGTGTCGTCGATCGGCAAACGCGCGGTGCGCACGGTCGAAGGCCTCGGCACGGTCGAGCATCCCAGCCCGTTGCAGAAGTCGTTTATCGATCACCAGGCGGCGCAGTGTGGTTACTGCATCGCCGGCATGATCATGCGCGCCCAGGCTCTGCTCGACCGCAACCCGCGGCCGACGGAGCGCGAAGTACTCGAACATATGGAACCGAACCTCTGCCGTTGCGGCACTCATCTGCGCATTCTCGCCGCGATTCGTGAAGTCGCGCACCTGCCGGCTGGCGACACCCTCTCGAATGAACCCATGGAGATGGCGAGCCTCGGAGGCGCGCAATGA
- a CDS encoding cytochrome c: MTLKPRLLWGGGLLVVVALVAAVALMWKPAIAPVSSPPASSFDAQTRLAGARVVALGDCVVCHTAKGGQPFAGGLPLATPFGTIYATNITPDVDTGIGKWSLEAFTRAIRYGVARDGHLLYPAFPYIHFTRMSDNEISAAYAYLMTREPVKATAPANELIFPLNFRPLLAFWNVLFLHPGAEVADASKDVQWNRGKLLVDGLGHCASCHSPLNLIGGEKLGHAFDGGVVDGWEAPALNALDAAPKPWTQAQLVTYLRTGRASEHGAAAGPMLPVTRDLATVPEADVQAIATYILSIQKPQSTPTADAPAPTAALPPEAKRGAELFAASCAQCHGPHSPMQAVGERPTLAFSTAVNAATPRNAIQMILNGISWHGEDSINYMPAFSQVYSDQQIADLTSYIRAAYSQRAPWKDVEQSVATVRKENDAR; the protein is encoded by the coding sequence ATGACTCTCAAGCCCAGATTGCTATGGGGAGGAGGCCTGCTCGTCGTGGTCGCGCTGGTTGCCGCTGTGGCGCTCATGTGGAAGCCCGCCATCGCGCCGGTCAGTTCACCGCCAGCGTCGTCGTTCGACGCGCAGACTCGGCTCGCGGGCGCGCGTGTCGTGGCGCTTGGCGACTGCGTTGTCTGCCACACTGCCAAAGGCGGCCAGCCCTTCGCCGGAGGTCTTCCGCTTGCCACGCCCTTCGGCACCATCTATGCGACCAATATCACGCCCGATGTCGACACGGGTATCGGCAAATGGTCGCTCGAGGCCTTTACACGCGCGATACGTTACGGCGTGGCGCGCGATGGCCACCTGCTCTATCCCGCGTTTCCGTATATCCACTTCACCCGCATGTCGGACAATGAGATCTCGGCGGCTTACGCGTACCTGATGACACGGGAGCCCGTCAAAGCAACTGCGCCTGCGAACGAACTGATCTTTCCGCTGAATTTCAGACCCTTGCTCGCCTTCTGGAACGTGTTGTTCCTGCATCCCGGCGCAGAGGTCGCGGACGCCTCAAAAGACGTGCAGTGGAATCGCGGCAAGCTACTGGTCGACGGCCTCGGTCATTGCGCGTCGTGTCACTCGCCGCTCAACCTGATCGGCGGTGAAAAGCTCGGGCATGCGTTCGACGGCGGTGTCGTGGACGGCTGGGAAGCACCCGCGCTCAATGCGCTCGACGCCGCACCCAAACCCTGGACTCAGGCGCAGCTCGTCACCTATCTGCGCACCGGCCGCGCCAGCGAGCACGGCGCCGCAGCGGGCCCGATGCTGCCCGTTACACGCGATCTCGCCACCGTGCCGGAAGCGGACGTGCAGGCGATCGCCACGTACATTCTGTCGATCCAGAAGCCTCAGTCTACCCCGACAGCAGACGCGCCCGCGCCAACCGCTGCGCTGCCGCCCGAGGCGAAGCGCGGAGCGGAGCTGTTCGCCGCTTCATGCGCGCAATGCCATGGTCCCCACTCGCCCATGCAAGCGGTTGGTGAACGCCCGACGCTTGCGTTCAGCACAGCTGTCAACGCAGCGACGCCGCGCAACGCGATCCAGATGATTCTGAACGGGATCAGCTGGCATGGCGAAGATTCGATTAACTACATGCCGGCCTTCAGCCAGGTTTATAGCGACCAGCAAATCGCCGATCTGACGTCTTACATTCGCGCAGCTTATTCGCAGCGCGCTCCGTGGAAAGACGTCGAGCAGTCGGTCGCAACAGTCAGAAAGGAGAACGACGCGCGATGA
- a CDS encoding sensor histidine kinase, with protein MQSLLNDLTEFNRTRLGLGINVVPTNIDLAAVLADEVDELRAIHPDRQIDLEISGDSQGDWDGPRLQQLLGNLVLNAIKYGAQDAPVRVTVTGDLTHVHINVSNRGAGIGTTTLASIFNPLTRGPDRQGEDERIGNLGLGLYIASEIAKAHRGAIETRSSETETTFSVSLPRGAELKKDADSSPQSAGLT; from the coding sequence ATGCAGTCGTTACTCAACGACCTCACCGAATTTAACCGGACCCGACTGGGCCTTGGCATCAACGTCGTGCCGACGAATATCGATCTGGCGGCTGTGCTTGCTGATGAGGTGGATGAGTTACGCGCCATTCATCCCGACAGGCAGATTGACCTGGAGATCAGTGGCGACTCGCAGGGAGATTGGGATGGTCCGCGTCTGCAGCAATTGCTCGGCAATCTCGTTCTCAATGCGATCAAATATGGTGCACAGGACGCGCCTGTGCGGGTAACGGTGACTGGCGACCTCACGCATGTCCACATTAATGTCAGCAATCGCGGGGCGGGGATCGGAACCACGACGCTGGCCAGCATCTTCAATCCCCTGACGCGCGGACCGGATCGTCAGGGTGAAGATGAGCGGATCGGTAATCTCGGACTGGGGTTGTATATCGCAAGCGAGATCGCCAAGGCCCATCGCGGGGCTATCGAAACGCGGTCCAGCGAAACGGAGACGACCTTTTCAGTATCACTGCCACGGGGCGCAGAGCTGAAAAAGGATGCTGACAGTTCGCCGCAGAGCGCGGGGCTGACATAG
- a CDS encoding DUF1289 domain-containing protein, with product MTVKSPCIDVCAIDGKTGFCTGCFRTREEIRDWKKMTDHRRHEILNEKSRRRAKVKREPQIAKLKS from the coding sequence ATGACAGTCAAATCGCCTTGTATTGATGTGTGTGCGATCGATGGCAAGACCGGATTCTGCACCGGCTGCTTTCGGACGCGAGAGGAAATCCGGGACTGGAAGAAAATGACCGACCATCGGCGTCATGAGATTCTCAACGAGAAGTCCCGGCGACGGGCTAAAGTAAAACGCGAGCCGCAGATTGCAAAGTTGAAAAGCTGA
- a CDS encoding MFS transporter, which translates to MSTPASVTTGTSSAVKLTRSLIALFAFCCGAIVANLYYAQPITELIAPDIHMSPDTASLIVSLTQIGYAFGLFFLVPLGDLLENRKLMITTALVSIVSLAAAAFVHHPGLFLGISLLVGFSSVAVQILIPLAAHLAPDESRGKVVGTIMSGLLLGILLSRPISSVVAGHFGWRAVFGSAAVLMAIVTTVLALTIPRRQPEHKATYFELIGSLGHLLRTMPVLRHRSLYQGLMFASFSLFWTAIPVELTRQFGLSQTAIGIFALVGAIGATSAPVAGRLADAGHTVRATLIALVVGALAYAPALIHPAWGIYGLVVTGIVLDFAVQMNMVLGQREIYALHAASRNRLNALYMTSIFVGGAFGSALASPLYQHGGWPLVAAVATVFPLVALLHYLAIGRPHAARNA; encoded by the coding sequence ATGTCTACCCCTGCATCAGTGACGACTGGCACCAGCAGCGCCGTCAAACTCACGCGAAGTCTGATCGCGCTATTTGCCTTCTGCTGCGGCGCAATCGTCGCCAACCTGTATTACGCGCAACCCATCACCGAGTTGATTGCGCCGGACATTCACATGTCCCCGGACACGGCCAGCCTGATCGTCTCGCTCACGCAGATCGGCTACGCGTTCGGTCTGTTTTTTCTCGTGCCGCTCGGCGACCTGCTCGAAAACCGCAAGCTGATGATCACGACCGCTCTGGTATCGATCGTGAGTCTTGCCGCCGCAGCCTTTGTTCATCATCCCGGCCTGTTCCTTGGAATCTCGCTGTTGGTGGGCTTCAGCTCGGTTGCCGTTCAGATCCTCATTCCTCTCGCCGCGCATCTCGCGCCGGACGAGTCGCGCGGCAAGGTGGTCGGCACCATCATGAGCGGGCTGCTGCTCGGCATTCTGCTGTCGCGTCCTATCTCCAGCGTGGTGGCCGGTCACTTCGGCTGGCGCGCTGTATTCGGTTCCGCGGCCGTGCTGATGGCAATCGTGACCACGGTGCTCGCGTTGACCATTCCGCGCCGGCAGCCAGAGCACAAGGCCACGTACTTCGAGTTGATCGGCTCGCTCGGCCATCTGCTTCGGACAATGCCCGTCCTGCGTCACCGGTCGTTGTATCAGGGCTTGATGTTTGCGTCGTTCAGCCTGTTCTGGACGGCGATTCCCGTCGAGTTGACGCGGCAGTTCGGCCTGTCGCAAACGGCGATCGGCATCTTCGCGCTGGTCGGGGCGATCGGTGCAACGTCCGCACCCGTTGCAGGACGTCTCGCCGACGCGGGGCATACGGTGCGCGCGACGCTGATAGCGCTGGTAGTGGGCGCGCTCGCCTACGCGCCTGCATTGATTCATCCGGCGTGGGGCATATATGGCCTCGTGGTGACGGGCATCGTGCTCGACTTCGCTGTGCAGATGAACATGGTGCTCGGGCAACGCGAAATCTACGCGCTGCACGCGGCGAGCAGAAACCGTCTGAACGCGCTGTACATGACGAGCATCTTCGTTGGCGGCGCCTTTGGCTCGGCACTTGCCAGTCCGCTGTATCAGCACGGCGGCTGGCCGCTGGTGGCGGCGGTGGCTACCGTCTTCCCTCTTGTCGCGCTGCTGCACTACCTGGCAATTGGCCGTCCTCACGCTGCGCGTAACGCCTGA
- a CDS encoding DsbA family oxidoreductase, which translates to MQTIQVEVNYDFICPWCWIGQRNFSVALAQGSAGGALSIRYVPFELNPSMPIDGMDRRVYRTQKFGSWARSQIMDGQVAASGLAVGARFNYNIVQRTPNTHLAHRLMQFAQERNEPQKTAALYESIYAAYFSDGLDIGALETLVAIAVAQGFDENAVRAYLVSNAGNDQIDAARQHADSLGVRAVPTIVIDGEIISGAQPPDVFTQALRSAALRSAA; encoded by the coding sequence ATGCAAACCATTCAGGTCGAGGTCAATTACGACTTCATTTGTCCGTGGTGCTGGATCGGGCAACGCAATTTTTCCGTGGCGCTAGCGCAAGGTAGCGCAGGCGGAGCCCTGTCAATTCGTTATGTGCCGTTCGAGTTGAACCCGTCAATGCCTATCGACGGAATGGATCGGCGGGTGTATCGCACGCAGAAATTCGGCAGTTGGGCGCGTTCGCAAATAATGGACGGGCAGGTCGCAGCCTCCGGCCTGGCCGTTGGCGCGCGGTTCAACTACAACATCGTGCAACGCACGCCGAACACGCATCTTGCGCATCGCCTCATGCAATTCGCTCAAGAGCGCAACGAACCGCAAAAGACAGCGGCGCTGTATGAATCCATTTACGCGGCGTATTTCTCCGACGGCCTCGACATCGGCGCCCTGGAGACGCTTGTGGCGATCGCAGTCGCGCAGGGCTTCGACGAGAATGCGGTGCGGGCCTATCTGGTTTCGAATGCAGGTAACGACCAGATCGATGCCGCCCGCCAGCATGCGGACAGTCTCGGCGTTCGTGCCGTGCCCACTATTGTGATCGACGGGGAGATTATCAGCGGCGCTCAACCGCCCGACGTCTTCACGCAAGCGCTGCGCTCGGCGGCACTCAGGAGCGCAGCATGA
- a CDS encoding alkene reductase yields the protein MSSLSPLLSGYDLHGLVLPNRVVMAPMTRSRAPVRGRPTEMMAQYYEQRSSAGLIITEATNVSPASAAFELTPGIMTTEQIDGWRHITDRVHAAGGRIFMQLWHSGRVSSFTLLGGEAPLSPSGVNDDLEKLQVWAQLQNGNYTRIHATPSRAMTLDEVKLTIHAFRQGAINAMAAGFDGVEVHAANGYLPHQFLSSTTNTRDDNYGGSVANRANFLREILTSIGSSVPLGKVGVRISPYAHYNNVRDADPDGTYDYVGAMLGEFGVAYVHAADTNGWSGAPDLPRIIERMRKVFGGTLMVNGGVSVDHADALLRAGDADLVAFGRAYIANPDLVDRIANGAPLATPNAAGWYGGDGAGYIDYPFDARAA from the coding sequence ATGTCCTCCCTTTCGCCCCTCCTCAGCGGGTACGACCTGCACGGCCTCGTTCTGCCGAATCGCGTCGTGATGGCGCCGATGACGCGCTCGCGCGCGCCCGTGCGCGGCCGCCCGACAGAGATGATGGCCCAGTACTACGAACAACGTTCTTCCGCCGGGCTGATCATCACCGAGGCGACGAATGTGAGCCCGGCATCGGCGGCCTTCGAGCTGACGCCTGGCATCATGACGACCGAACAGATCGACGGCTGGCGCCACATCACCGACCGGGTTCACGCTGCCGGTGGCCGGATCTTCATGCAGCTCTGGCATAGCGGACGTGTCAGCTCTTTCACGCTGCTTGGCGGCGAAGCCCCACTCTCGCCATCCGGCGTGAATGACGACCTCGAGAAGTTGCAGGTGTGGGCGCAGTTGCAGAATGGCAACTACACGCGCATTCACGCTACACCGTCGCGTGCCATGACACTCGATGAAGTGAAGCTCACCATTCATGCGTTCAGGCAAGGCGCGATCAACGCAATGGCCGCAGGCTTCGATGGCGTCGAAGTCCACGCCGCCAATGGTTACCTGCCGCACCAATTCCTCTCGTCGACCACGAACACGCGCGACGACAACTACGGCGGATCGGTTGCCAACCGTGCGAATTTTTTGCGCGAAATCCTGACGTCCATCGGCTCGTCGGTGCCGCTCGGCAAGGTCGGTGTACGCATCTCGCCTTACGCGCACTACAACAACGTCCGCGACGCCGACCCGGACGGCACCTATGACTACGTCGGCGCGATGCTCGGCGAGTTCGGTGTGGCGTACGTCCATGCGGCCGACACAAACGGTTGGAGCGGCGCACCGGATCTGCCGCGCATCATCGAACGAATGCGCAAGGTGTTCGGCGGCACGCTCATGGTCAACGGCGGCGTTTCCGTCGACCACGCCGACGCATTGCTTCGCGCTGGCGACGCCGATCTCGTTGCGTTTGGCCGCGCGTATATCGCAAATCCCGACCTGGTCGACCGGATCGCTAATGGGGCACCGCTTGCGACGCCAAACGCAGCGGGCTGGTACGGCGGCGACGGCGCCGGGTATATCGACTATCCGTTCGATGCCCGCGCCGCGTAA